In Ignavibacteria bacterium, a genomic segment contains:
- a CDS encoding heterodisulfide reductase subunit C, which yields MQLKLDNNVSQFADEIEALSGLNLYDCYQCGKCSAGCPVSQFTQESPTRLIRLIQLNQKETVLNSKTPYLCASCSTCSERCPMEIDVAKVMETVRILASREGVKPAVKEVVNFSGAFLDSVKSNGRLFEFGMTISFNLRNRTPLKDAMLGPVMLQKGKLGLFPQSIKNKEKIKNIFNNSSYFEPKEEKKEH from the coding sequence ATGCAGTTGAAGTTAGACAACAACGTCAGTCAATTCGCAGATGAAATTGAGGCTTTAAGCGGCCTTAACCTTTACGACTGCTACCAGTGCGGAAAGTGTTCTGCCGGATGCCCTGTGTCGCAATTTACACAAGAGTCCCCTACCAGGCTGATAAGGCTAATACAGTTAAACCAGAAAGAAACGGTCTTAAATTCCAAAACCCCTTACCTTTGCGCTTCGTGCAGCACGTGCTCCGAACGCTGCCCAATGGAAATTGACGTTGCAAAAGTTATGGAAACAGTGCGCATTCTGGCCTCGCGCGAGGGCGTTAAGCCTGCTGTGAAGGAAGTGGTGAATTTCTCGGGCGCGTTTCTGGATTCAGTTAAATCCAACGGCCGCCTCTTTGAGTTCGGAATGACTATCAGCTTTAACCTGAGAAACAGGACCCCCTTAAAAGACGCCATGCTGGGACCTGTGATGCTGCAGAAAGGAAAGCTGGGGCTTTTTCCGCAGAGTATAAAGAACAAAGAAAAAATTAAAAATATATTCAACAATTCCTCTTACTTCGAACCCAAAGAAGAAAAAAAAGAGCATTAG